The sequence GTTTTTTCTATAGTTAAATCTATATCTCTATGTGCACCACCAAGGGGTTCTTCGATTATCTCGTCAATTATACCTAACGAAAGCAGATCATAAGATGTCATCTTAAGAGCGCTAGCTGCTTCATCAGCAAATTTTGCGTCTCTAAAAAGTATAGATGCACAACCTTCTGGGGATATAACAGAAAACACAGAGTTTTCAAGCATTGCTATTCTGTCAGCAACAGAAATTGCTAAAGCACCACCCGATCCACCTTCTCCAATAACAATTGCTAACGATGGAATAGAAAGAGAACTCATAAGACAAATAGACTCCGCAATTGCATTAGACTGTCCTCTTTCTTCAGCCTCTATACCTGGATATGCGCCTGGAGTATCTATAAACGTGATCAAAGGAAGATTAAATTTCTGGGCGTGCCTCATTAATCTCATAGCCTTTCTGTAACCCTCTGGATGAGGCATTCCAAAGTTCCTGTACATATTACTTTTGGTATCGCTACCCTTTTGATGCCCAATAAAAACCACGCTCAAACCAGAAAGCCTTGCTATTCCACCTATTATTGAGGGGTCATCACGATATAACCTATCTCCTTTCATTTCAAACCAGTCATCAAAAATTCCTTTTACAAAGGTAAGAGTACCTGGTCTTTTTGGATGTCTAGCTATTTGAAGCCTCTGGTAAGGAGTTAGATCTTTCATAGTAATCTTATACAAGTTCTCCACTCTTTTTTGAAGAGATTCTATCTCTCCTGTCATGTCAACACCAGTTTCAGCAGATACTCTTTTTAACTCTTCAATTTTGTTATAAAGGTCTATTATTGGTTTTTCAAAATCAATATATTGATCTTTTTTATCAATAGCCATGCCAGCTCACCAACTTATTTAAAGTCTCTTTAATTGCTTTTCTTTCAATTACAGCATCTATCATACCATGTTCTAAAAGATACTCCGACCTTTGAAATCCTTGTGGCAATTTTTGCCTTATTGTCTGCTCTATAACTCTTGGTCCAGCAAAACCTATCAAAGCACCAGGCTCAGCAATAATTACATCTCCCAGTGTTGCAAAGCTTGCAGAAACACCTCCCGTCGTTGGATGCAATAAACAAGAAATATAAAATCCTCCGCTCTCCTTGTATTTTCCAATAACCATTGCAGTTTTAGCCATCTGCATAAGAGAAAACATTCCTTCTTGCATTCTTGCTCCACCAGATGCACTAAACAGTACAAGCGCTAATCTTTTTTCTCTGGCATAATTGGTAATTCTAAATATCTTTTCTCCTACCACAGATCCCATACTTCCGCCAATAAAGTCAAAGTCCAAAATTCCTACAGCAATCTTCTTATCACCAATTGTACCAACTCCAACTATTATTGCTTCTTCTTTAAGAGTTTTAGACTGAGCTTCCTTAAGTCTTTCAGAATATGGCATTGTATCAACAAAATTAAGACTGTCCACCGGAAGAATCCCTGAAAACATTTCTTCAAAATTATCAAATGTAATATCTATTCTTTCTTGAACGGTTAGTCTAAAATGATAATTACAATGATGACAAACTTTAAGATTATCGTTTAATTCACGAGTATATATTGCATTACTGCAATTTGGACATTTTGTCCAGAGACCTCCTGGTATCTCCTTTTTTTTAACGTTAAAAAATTTATCTAGCAAAATTTCACCTCAATCCTTCAAAAACAATTAATAAATATACCAAAAGAATCAAAAATTCCAAAGGAGTTCTGCTCTTAAACCATCCAGTAAGAGGAAATGAAAAACTTCTTTTGCTAAAAGGATAAAAAAGCTTCACTCCCTTATTCCCTATCATATCAAAAAAGATATGAAGCAGATAACACATGGTAAAAAAAATTATAAAGCTTACAAAAAAATTAAAATCTATATTCATTAGAAATCTTAACAGAAAAGTAAACAAAAAGTCTACTATAATTACTGCAGATAAAGAGTGCCAAAAACCTCTATGTGAGAAAAAGATGCCAAAAAAAGGATTTCTCACCAAAGTAGATATCTTTGAAGTAGGCGAATCAATGTCTGGAAACAATGAGCCTAAAAAACTGCCCAAAAAAACTCCAATTTCATTGAAGTTCTTCACCCATTCAGGATGATTAACATATATAGCAACTGTGCTACCAACTCCAGCCACCAAATGAGTAAAACCTGTCAAGATCTACCAAACCATTCTTTAAGATATTTACCCGTAAAAGAATTATTCACTTCCATTATTTCTTCGGGAGTACCAAAAGCAACTATCTTTCCCCCTTTATCACCGCCTTCAGGACCTAAATCAATGACCATATCACTGGCATAAACTACATCAAGGTTGTGTTCGACAACAATAACAGAATCTCCTCTATCAACTAATCTGTGCAAAACATTGATCAACTTTTTTATATCATCAAAATGAAGTCCAGTAGTGGGCTCATCAAGCAAATATAAGGTATGGCCCCTAAACTTTTTTGTAAGTTCATATGCCAGCTTTAATCTTTGGGATTCCCCACCAGAAAGAGTGGTTGCGCTTTGGCCTAACCTTATATAACCAAGTCCAATATCACTCAGAACAGATAGCTTTCTAGATATTGCCGGGTGAGAAGAAAAAAATTCCCTTGCTTCATCTACACTCATATTCAAAATTTCAGATATATTTTTCCCTTTAAATTCTACTTTCAAAGTGTCTTTTTGATACCTTGTGCCATTACAAACATCACAAGGAACGTATACATCGGGTAAAAAAAGCATCTGGATTTTTTTGAAACCTTCGCCTCTGCAAGCTTCACATCTTCCACCCTTTACGTTGAAGCTAAAATGGCCAGGCTTAAAACCTAATCTTTTAGATTCAGGAAGCTGAGCAAACAAACTTCTTATATCATCTAATACCCCAGTATATGTGGCGGGATTAGACCTTGGCGTTCTACCTATAGGAGATTGATCCATTAAAAGAACCCTATCAATTTTCTCAACGCCCTCGATTGATTCATATTGACCTGGCATTTCTCTGAAACCCTTCTCCTTTTTTATACCTTTGTATAAAATTTCATATAGAAGCGTGCTTTTCCCCGAACCAGAAACACCTGTTATAGTACAAAATATTTTCAACGGTAAGTTTATATCTATATTTTTTAGGTTAAACTGACTTGCACCAAATACTCTTAAAAAGCTATCTGTCTTCCTTCTAAAAGTATTCTCTACAATCCTTAACTTCCCTGAAAGATATTTGCCAGTCAAGGTATCTGATTCGTACAATCCCTTTATATCTCCCGAATACACTACTTTTCCACCTCTTTCTCCTGCATATGGCCCCATATCCACTACAAAATCTGCTGCCTCAATGGTTTCCCTATCATGTTCTACAACTATAACTGTATTGCCTATAAGTGAAAGTTCTCTCAAACTGTCTACCAATCTTGATATGTCTCTTGGATGAAGTCCAATACTTGGTTCGTCAAGTACATAAAGAACTCCAACCAGACCAGAACCAATTTGGGTGGCAAGTCTTAACCTTTGCACTTCGCCTCCAGAAAGAGTCATCGTGGCTCTATCCAAAGTTAAATAATCTAAACCAAGATCTAGAAGATATCGAAGCCTCTTTTTTATTTCTTTAAAAATAGGTCTTGAAATCTCTTCTTTTTCACGAGCATGTGTCTCGTACTCATAAATATTTTTCTCATAGTCTTCAATAAATGCCAAGATCTTTTCTGGAACAAGCTTCAAAAGATCAGCAATGTTCATTTTGTTTATATATACGCTAAGCGCTTCCTTTCTAAGCCTTGTGCCATTACATAGGCTACAAGTTCTCATTATAAAAAAATCTTTAAACTCATCCCAGGATTCATTAAACGATTCTGAACGTTTTCTTTCAATATACTTTGCTATACTTTCAAATGAATTATCCTTTTCTATATTCGAGACATCACCAAATAGAAGGAGATTTATTTCTTCAGAACTTAACATTTTTACAGGTTTGCTAATACTTATTCCTTTCGATCTCGCAAAACTTAACAGGTTATATACGTAATATTGGTTATATCTACCTCTAAAAACTCTCGCAGCCCCTTCTTGTAAAGACAAATTCATATCAAAAACCTTTTCAGGGTCTAATTCTTCCACAAATCCCAGTCCGTTACACGCTGGGCAAGCTCCATATGGGCTATTAAAAGAAAAAAGTCTTGGACTCAATTCTACAAGACTAAAACCACATTTAGGACACGATAGTTTTTCACTATACAAATCAAATTGCCCATCTTTTCTTTGAACTCTAATTACACCATTTCCCACTTCCAAAGCTAGTCTAACAGCTTCGCTTAATCTCTTTGTTTTATCACTGCTAAGCGTTATTTCATCAATAACTAAAATTATAGTGTGTTTTTTATTTTTATCTAAAAGAACTTCTTCCTCAGAAATATCGTAGGTTTTTGAGTCAATTATCATTTTGAAAAAACCTTGTTTTCTATATCTATTAATTAGATCTTTAAACTCACCCTTCCTTCCATCAATTAGAACTGAAGTTATCATTATCAATTCGTTTGGATATTTCTTGTATAAGTCACTAACTATCTCATCCAAAGAAGTTGCTTTTATCGGAATATTACATTTTGGACAATATGCCACCCCTATTCTTGCAAAAAGTAATCTAAAATAATCATATATCTCTGTAAGAGTCCCCACTGTAGAACGAGGGTTATGAGTCATACCCCTTTGATCTATAGAAACTGCAGGGGAAAGTCCCTCAATAGATTCAACCTGTGGTTTTTTCAACTGTCCTAAAAATTGTCTGGCATAAACTGACAATGATTCTGCATATCTTCTTTGTCCTTCAGCGTAAAGGGTATCAAATGCAAGTGACGATTTTCCCGATCCTGACACTCCAGTAAAAACCACAAATTTGTTTCTTGGAATGTCTAAATTCACATCCTTTAAATTGTTTTCTTTTGCACCTCTAATTCTTATATAATCCACAAATACCTCAATTTAGCAAATCCAAATTATTTATATAAGTTAAATCTTTTAATATATTCTATAGTAGAAGGATCAAGAAACTCAGATAAATTTTCATTTAACGCTACTTTTTTTCTAATGAGATTTGATGAAATATCGGGTATATCAACTTCAAAGAAATCTATATTATGAAAAATTTCTTCAGGTAACTTTTCAATTGAATTATCTTTGTCGACATTTCTTTTGAAAACCACAAACTTACAAATTTTCAGTATATCATCAATTTTATACCAATTTGTTAGAGAAAGTGCAGTATCCAAACCCATAATAAAATATAACTGTGAACCAGGATACCGCTTCTTGATTTCTACTAGAGTAAGGTAGGTATAAGATGGTTCCTTTCTAATTAATTCCAAATCGCTCAAAGTATATCTTTTTTCATTTTTTATACACTCATAAAGCATACACCATCTGTGAAAGTCGCTAGCATAAATCCTATTTTTTAAAGGAGATCTTTTAGCAGGTATCCAAAAAAGAGTGTCTGGATCAATAATGTTAAGCGCACTCTGCCCTAATTTCAAATGGCCAATATGAACCGGATCAAAAGTGCCACCCAAAATTGCTATTCTATGTTCTAATTTGACCATTTCCAAATATAACGTATTTCATTGTAGTTAGTGCCTCAAGACCCATAGGTCCTCTTACGTGAAGTTTTTGAGTACTTATTCCTACTTCTGCGCCAAATCCAAATTCACCGCCATCTGTAAACCTCGTTGATGCGTTGGCATAAACTGCACTAGCATCAACATCTCTAAGAAATCTCCTGATACTTGAATAGTTTTCTGAAACTATAGCCTCAGAATGTTTAGAACCATATTTATTAATATGACTTATAGCCTCCCTTAGATCTTTAACTATTTTAATAGCAACAATTAGGTCGTGATATTCTTTATACCAATCCTCTTCAGTAGCTAAAATCGCGTCCTTTACATATTTCAAAGTTTGCTGACACCCCCTTATCTGGACATCTCTCTTTTTAAATTCCATAACGAGAGGTACAAGTATATTTGAAGCAATATTTTTATGAATAAGGACTTTTTCTATAGAATTACATACAGATGGTCTTTGAGTCTTTGCGTTTATCGCTATCTTTAAAGCCATCTCAACGTTAGCTGATTCATCTATATATAAATGACAGTTACCTATACCAGTTTCAATCACAGGAATGTGAGAATTTTCAACAACATGCTTAATTAAACCTTCAGAACCTCTTGGAATGATAACGTCTATAAGTCCTCTCTGTTTTAAAAGCACATCAACTGCTGATCTGTCAGTAGTTTCTATAAATTGAACTGCCCTTTCATCTATCTGCGCTTCTTTAAGCGATTCTTTAACAAGGTCTACTAATACTTTATTTGTATTTATAACTTCACTACCACCTTTCAAGATTACTGCATTTCCAGATTTAATAGCAAGAGTTGTAATTTCTATAGTTACATTTGGTCTTGCCTCATATATTATTCCTATACATCCAAGAGGTACCCTTTTACAATAAATTTCAAGTCCATTTGGCCTTTTGGTGCCAAAAGTTACGCTTCCAATAGGATCTGGAAGATATGAAACTTTTTTACAACCTTCAGCCATCTGTACAATTCTTTTGTGATCCAAGAGCATTCTGTCAATCAAACTAGAAGACGTGCTCTTCTGTCTGGCAGCTTCTATATCTGAAGCGTTAGCGCTTATAACTTTTTTTTCACTTTCAATTAATTTTTTTGACAAAATGTTTAAAAAGTTATTTTTAGTGTTTGTATCCAAAGATGCAATATTGTATGTTGATTCTTTCCCCTCTCTACACAATTTTTCCACATATTCTTTAATTTCAACAGTTTCCATAATTTTATTAACCTCCCCTAGACATTTAAATAATTATCATGTAATCTTTATGTACTATCTCATCAGAAAATTTATAACCTAGAATATCATAAATATTCTTAGTATTAGACCCTTTTATTCTTAAAATTTCATTAGACGAATAATTGGTTAATCCTTTAGCAACGACATTACCAGATTGATCAGTAATCTCAATAATATCTGCTCTTTTAAAATTACCAACAACATCTACAACACCCGATGGCAAAAGACTTTTGTTTTTAAAAAGAGCTTCCTTTGCACCTTGATCAATCACAATTTTACCCTTTGTTTTGCTATTGTGTTTTAACCATGACATCTTTTGCGAACTCTTTGTAGATGGCTCAAAAAATGTACCTATATTAATATTTCTATCTACCATATTGAAAAATTCCTTTATTTTTTTATTGGAAACAATATGTACAGAAATTCCTGCATCAGTTGCTATCTGTGCTGCCTTAAGTTTTGTAAACATCCCACCAGTACCAAATTTTGAATTTGCTTGACCAGCAATATTAAAAAGTTCGCTATCAATTCTTTTAACTCTTTTGATAAGGGTGCTTGGATCATTTTTATTCATATACAATCCATCAACATCAGTAAAAATAGTAAGAATATTTGCTTTAACCAATAAGGAAACCAGAGCAGAAAGCGTATCGTTATCACCAATCTTTATTTCTTCTACAGCAACAGTATCGTTTTCATTTACAACAGGTACAATATTTGATTTTAGCAATACCTTAAAGGTATTCTGGATATTTAGAAATCTTTCACGATTAGATAAATCTGCAGCAGTAAATAAAAGCTGTGCACATTGAATATCTCTCCTATCGAAAGCCCTTTTGTAAGCATTCATCAAATAAAGTTGTCCTACAGAAGCTGCAGCTTGCTTTTCAGGAATTGATTTTGGGTTTTTTATATTGGTATAAAACTTTCCAAGGCCTATTGCTCCCGACGAAACGAGAACAAACTTCATCCCCTTTTTCATATTCAATGACACGCCTTCAGCAATCATATCTATGAATTCTTCATTAATAGAATTTTGTTTAACTATCGAGGATGTGCCAATTTTCAAAACAATTCTCATACTCATTTAAATTTCATCCCTAAAAAACGTTGTCCTCACAGATTAAAAAATTTTAAACAAGAATTTTGGATTCAGAAACTAATTCTAAAATTATATTTTTCAAAGCTTCAACGCTAGTTCTATCAAACGTACTTATAGAATAAACTTTTTCATTTAATCCATTAAAATAAGATAAAAGCTCATTTTCTGTAATTTTATTGATCAAATCACGCTTATTTAACAAAATTATTCTCTTTTTCTGCAACAAATCTCTATTATACTGCTCAAGCTCTTTTATAATTATATTATAATACTTTATCGGATCTAAACTTGCATCTAAAACAAATATAAGAAAATTGGAACGCTCTATATGTCTTAAGAAGATATTCCCCAAACCCTTGCCCTTGCTTGCTCCTTCAATAATTCCAGGAATATCGGCTAAAACTATTGCCTTTTCATTATTTGATAACACTCCAAGAACTGGTTTTATAGTTGTAAAAGAATATTCCCCAACAATTGCTTTAGCATTTGTCAATGCATTTAAAATCGAAGATTTACCAGCATTAGGAAACCCTATCAAAGAAGCATCCGCAATAATTTTTAATTCAAGTAAAACATTTTTTTCCTCACCAGGCTCTCCATCTTGAGCATAATGGGGAACTCTGTTTGTAGGCGTAGCGAAGTTAGAATTACCCAATCCTCCCTTTCCACCCTTCGCAACCAAAAAGACTTTCCCATTATGATCAAGATCACATATAATCTCGTTTGTATTTGGGTCCTTAACCACTGTTCCTACGGGTACATGAAGATATAAATCTTCAGCATCCTTTCCGTGCATCTTTTTAGAAGATCCAGGTTCACCGTTCTTTCCCCTGAACTCGCGATTGGATTTAAAAAAAGATAGATCGCTTACTTCTCTGCTAGCAACAAGGTATATATTTGCTCCTCTTCCACCATCTCCGCCATCCGGTCCACCCTTTGGAATATATTTCTCCTTCCTAAAGCTTACACATCCTCTTCCACCATGCCCCCCCACAAATTTTACTTTTGCAGTATCAGGAAAAATATAAGATTTTAAAGACATAAAACTTTAATTAGGGATAACTTCAGCTACAACTTTTCCAGCTTTCTTTATAAAATTAACTCTGCCATCAATCTTAGCAAAAATAGTATAGTCTCTCCCTATTCCAACATTATTACCTGGATGAATCTTTGTTCCACGTTGCCTTGCTATAATAGATCCAGCGCTTACCAACTCACCACCATAAGCTTTAACCCCAAGATATTGAGGATTACTATCTCTTCCGTTTCTAGAACTGCCTCCACCTTTTTTGGATGCCACTTAAATCACCTCTCACAAAATAGCTTAAAATAATTTATATTTCAGAAATTCTTAACATGGTAAACTTTTGTCTATTGCCTTTTTTATTCCTATAACCTTTTTTAGGCCTATATTTAAAAGCGATTACAGTTCTCTCCTTACCGCTTCCTTCAACAATCGTCTCAACATTTGAAGTTTTAATCTCAGGTTCTTCATCAAAAACTAGAGCGTTTTCAACAACAAATCTTTCGCCTTCCTTTAAACCTTCGATAAAGGGCACTTTAATTTTATCGCCTGGAACAGCTAAAAACTCTTTGCCCCTAATTTTTAAAACATAAACCACTATTTATTCCTCCTTAAAAAATATGGCGGAGAGAGAGGGATTCGAACCCTCGAAGCAGTTTTGGCCGCTTACTCCCTTAGCAGGGGAGCGCCTTCGACCACTCGGCCATCTCTCCATCAGCAGGAAAATTATAACAAAAAATTAAACTTTTGCAAACAACTTAGTGTGCTATTATATCACAATTTTTATAGCTTATCTATTTATTTAGTATAAATAAAACAATATTAACAAAAAACTAAAAACGCGCAACCATACAAATATAGCTGCGCGTATATAATAATTTTTAGAGCTCAGTTACCGTAACTGCACCAGTTGGACAAACTGAAACACAGGTCATACAGCCAACACAATCATCCGCCCTTGTTGGCTGAGATTTACCATTGACCATGTCAAAAACTTGATTTGGACAATTATCTGCGCATGCACCATCTCCGTTACAAAGATCCTGATCTACTTTTACTACATAAACCATGAAAATTACCTCCTTCGAGTATATTAAATGAGTTATATTTTATCAAATTTAAATAAATAAATAAATACCTCCCTCTTGATGAGGGAGGTATTTTGATTTAAAGTTAACTATTTAGGCGTATAGTGCCAGTTTGGATCGTTGTGGTACTCATCCTTAAGTACTACAAATGAAGTAGTAACGTAGATGTACTCAACTATCCCTTCATTTGCTAACTCAGCAATTGCAGCATCTACAGCCTTTTTGTCCTCACCAATTTTTTCTGCAATCTGCCTATTTTTTGCCTGTTTAACAGTTTTTAAATACTCACATATCTTAATCTTTATCGATGGATCAGCAGCCATCTATTTTCACCGCCTTTATTTTAAAAGCCAATTTAATTACCACTTAAATGTAGCAGTGGAGCGGAAAGTTGGAACGGAGAAGATATAATCATCGATATGCTTATCGGTAAATGGCAAGCCCGTAACCTGGAAAAACTTCTCCCAACCAATTCTATTAATCCACTCGCCGTAGCGCTCCCCTTCCTTTGCATCCTTTGCATAGACATCAATAAGTAATCTTATAGTCTTAACCAGCGTTGGCCATCTTGGAGGTTCGTTTGGAATATAAGGAACAGCCAACTTAGAAAACATCGCTGGATGCCTTGCATCAGAAACCTTACCACCTACAAATATTGCAGCTCCATCGTTCTTTGGATCAAATATTGGCATTGCAGGGCACATAGTATAGCAGTTACCACAGTACATACACCTTTCATCGTTTACAACGACAGATTTTTTGGCTGGTTCTGGTCTAATTGCTCTTGTAGGACATGCAGCTACCACGTTAGGTATTTCACACATCTTAGAAATTTTATCGTCCTGAACTTTTGGCGGTACTCTGTGAACGCCTACTATCGCGACATCAGAACAATGAACTGCGCCGCACATATTCAAGCAGCATGCCAAAGCAAGCCTGAGCCTCGCTGGAAGTTTTGCTTCCTTGTAGTACTCAAAAACCTCATCCATAACTGATTTTACTATACCAGATGCGTCAATTGCAGGAGTGTGGCAGTGAATCCAACCTTGAGTGTGAAGCATATTTGAAATAGTATTGCCTACTCCACCAGGTGTATAGCCCATTGCGTGAAGTTCTGCCTTCAAGGGTTCAATGTTTGCTTCATCTTCAATAAGAAATTCGACTGAATGTCTGCTAGTAAATCTGAAGAATCCACCACAATATTTATCAGCAAGATCACAAAAAGCCCTTACTGTATCAATATGCATAAGCCTTGGTGTGGCAGCTCTAACTGTATATAGCTTTTCACCGCTTTCTGATACATGAACTAATGTTCCAGTATCCAAAACTTCATGATATTTCCACTTGCCGTAATTCCTTTTACAAAGATCGGACATCATGTCCAAATATTTTGGTGGTCCAAAATCTGTTTTAACCATTATTGGTTCACCTCCTCTTTATCCCAGAAGTAGAATGGATTGGCACGTGGATGTAAGACCATCTGAGGAACAGCAGGAAGTCCTGTCGCCTTCAAGAAGCTCCTCATACCCAATCTGTAAATAAGCTCACCAACTCTTTCCCTCATTTTTCCGTTCTCGTCCCACCATTCCCAAATCTTCTCGAGGAGTTCAGAAACTTCATCATAAGGAGGCTTCATTTCCATAAATGGAACAATAACCCAGGACATAAATGCCGATTGTAGAATAGGAGCATGAGCACCAATCAATATAGTGGCACCTGTTATTTTGCCCTGTCGAAGAGCTTTTGGCATCTTATTTATACAGTTGTGGCACCTTACACAGTTGCTGTTATCGATTGAAAGAGATTTGGTTACTGGATTGTAAGAAATACACTTTGTCGGACATTTATCAACTACCTGACCAATAATGTCAAATCCACCATTTACATAATTTATAACTTCTGTTCTGTTAATTTGAATGTTATCTTTCCAGGTACCGATAATTGAAAAGTCAGCTCTAGCTTTTGCGGCTACGCCATCGTTCGCACAGCCTGAAATCTTAATCTTAAACTTATATGGCCACATTGGTCTGTGGAGCTCATTTTGATACCTTCTTGTAAGAGTATCTACAATATCAAGCGTATCAATACACGCCCACTCACACCTGCCTGGTCCTACGCACGCACTTGGGGTTCTAAGATCTGAACCCGATCCGCCCAAGTCCCAACCTTCATGTGCAAGGTCATCTACGACAGGCTGTAATTGATCGGTATGAGTACCAAGCAAAATAATATCGCCTGTTGCACCGTGAAAGTTCGTCAAACCGCTTCCACGCTTCTCCCATATGTCGAGAAATTTTCTTAGCCTATCTGTTTTATAAAACCATCCAGCAGGCTGATTGATTCTCATGGTGTGAAATTCAGTCAATCCTGGAAATTTTTCAGGGACATCAGAATAACGACCGATTACTCCACCACCATAACCCGTAACACCTACAATTCCACCGTGTTTCCAGTGCGTAACCTTTTCTTCGTACGAAAGCTCTAACTGACCAAGAAGGTCATTACAAGCTTCGTTTTTTTCAGCACCTTTTTTGATCTCTTTCACAAAGCTTGGAAATGGACCATCAAGAAGCTGATCTAGCATTGGCGTTTTTCTTAATTCTGGCATTTAATCAGTACACCCCCTTAAGGTGAAATAAAATTTTGTTTAAAGAAATGGGTAAGCTTATCACCTCCCCTGAATTAAACACATCCTGTCGGTTTAGGTAATCCTGCAATTTTACAAGCACCCTTTGCAGGACCAGTTGGAAACAGCTCGTAAATCTTCTTGAGGTCCACTCCGTTATCCTTACAGAGTTTTCTAACCATTGGAGCAATCTG comes from Thermodesulfobium acidiphilum and encodes:
- the dsrB gene encoding dissimilatory-type sulfite reductase subunit beta — its product is MVKTDFGPPKYLDMMSDLCKRNYGKWKYHEVLDTGTLVHVSESGEKLYTVRAATPRLMHIDTVRAFCDLADKYCGGFFRFTSRHSVEFLIEDEANIEPLKAELHAMGYTPGGVGNTISNMLHTQGWIHCHTPAIDASGIVKSVMDEVFEYYKEAKLPARLRLALACCLNMCGAVHCSDVAIVGVHRVPPKVQDDKISKMCEIPNVVAACPTRAIRPEPAKKSVVVNDERCMYCGNCYTMCPAMPIFDPKNDGAAIFVGGKVSDARHPAMFSKLAVPYIPNEPPRWPTLVKTIRLLIDVYAKDAKEGERYGEWINRIGWEKFFQVTGLPFTDKHIDDYIFSVPTFRSTATFKW
- a CDS encoding ATP-binding protein, with amino-acid sequence MVYVVKVDQDLCNGDGACADNCPNQVFDMVNGKSQPTRADDCVGCMTCVSVCPTGAVTVTEL
- the dsrA gene encoding dissimilatory-type sulfite reductase subunit alpha, with the translated sequence MPELRKTPMLDQLLDGPFPSFVKEIKKGAEKNEACNDLLGQLELSYEEKVTHWKHGGIVGVTGYGGGVIGRYSDVPEKFPGLTEFHTMRINQPAGWFYKTDRLRKFLDIWEKRGSGLTNFHGATGDIILLGTHTDQLQPVVDDLAHEGWDLGGSGSDLRTPSACVGPGRCEWACIDTLDIVDTLTRRYQNELHRPMWPYKFKIKISGCANDGVAAKARADFSIIGTWKDNIQINRTEVINYVNGGFDIIGQVVDKCPTKCISYNPVTKSLSIDNSNCVRCHNCINKMPKALRQGKITGATILIGAHAPILQSAFMSWVIVPFMEMKPPYDEVSELLEKIWEWWDENGKMRERVGELIYRLGMRSFLKATGLPAVPQMVLHPRANPFYFWDKEEVNQ
- the rplU gene encoding 50S ribosomal protein L21, translating into MVYVLKIRGKEFLAVPGDKIKVPFIEGLKEGERFVVENALVFDEEPEIKTSNVETIVEGSGKERTVIAFKYRPKKGYRNKKGNRQKFTMLRISEI
- the rpmA gene encoding 50S ribosomal protein L27; the encoded protein is MASKKGGGSSRNGRDSNPQYLGVKAYGGELVSAGSIIARQRGTKIHPGNNVGIGRDYTIFAKIDGRVNFIKKAGKVVAEVIPN
- the obgE gene encoding GTPase ObgE, whose amino-acid sequence is MSLKSYIFPDTAKVKFVGGHGGRGCVSFRKEKYIPKGGPDGGDGGRGANIYLVASREVSDLSFFKSNREFRGKNGEPGSSKKMHGKDAEDLYLHVPVGTVVKDPNTNEIICDLDHNGKVFLVAKGGKGGLGNSNFATPTNRVPHYAQDGEPGEEKNVLLELKIIADASLIGFPNAGKSSILNALTNAKAIVGEYSFTTIKPVLGVLSNNEKAIVLADIPGIIEGASKGKGLGNIFLRHIERSNFLIFVLDASLDPIKYYNIIIKELEQYNRDLLQKKRIILLNKRDLINKITENELLSYFNGLNEKVYSISTFDRTSVEALKNIILELVSESKILV